TTTATTATCCAAAATGCATGGATCCCTCGTCTCAATAGTTCATTATACGAACTAATTTCATATGAATAGTATTTTTTGAAAGTATGGTTATGGTTGGACTAAAATCAACATTTATTCGTCTGCATATTGTTGTGCTGACTTACCAAGATATGGGCATGGAATCAGAGCTCAGATCTGAGATTCTGAGGGCCAGTGTGGTAAGCTCTCATTACTCAGGCACTTCTGGAGTATAGAAAATGATATTTATTCTTCTCATATTTATGGTAAGGTCCATTTATTAAACTCATAGTGGAATTtatcatgaatgtgagagaaaaaaaaaagtatcatttCTCCGTACTCCAAAAGTACCTAAAATTTTTTCCTCAGAATGTATCTGAATTAGGTATTATTATTGAGTAATTCTAGTACCATATCATTCATCATATTTTtgtccaaaattattttatacgACATGTTATGACTAATTATTTATCACTTTCATATtgatctattattatttttctattattaacatatatatatatatatatatatatatatatatatatatataactcagAGAAAGTTTAACTACAATTTGAAACTAGAATCCAAATTTGCACCataccataattatccacttaagttttttaatttttgtgccaagtgagttaatgagtgcaaaatactaagaatctaatattaatgaactaaattaaaaaaaaaaaatcacatatactcaataaaaattatcacacaacaaagatcatCAAAAAtcctatcttattaaaaattagaaaaaaaaattatcataagtaATATTAACTTTGgttaagaattttaatatatgactaattacgtttactttaaataaaatattttgactaattattttatatttttatgataaaagttattttaaattttaaatatatccatATATATGCACAAattacatattattttttttaataatctaactaattgtttatatttatttgataaaaatgtgtttaattttaaatatatacatgCATCGGTATGCTTACATGCTAGAAAGAATTATGACAAAAGTTAGGCATAAAACATTGtgaaactagttttttttttttttttttttttcattattattcaaaaatatccaaaattatCCCAGTTCAGGTAGGAAGGGATAGGAACTGAAAACCAAGTAAGTAGGTATATAGATAGGGAATACGTCAGGGTGTGCGTGAGCTGCTGAGAGATGTAGggtataaatatattaaatatatatattttttgataactGGAATTGGACAAGATTGCCCTGGAAACAATAAAGATAGATATGTGCACAGAAATCAAGAAAGTCGCTGTCAGCGTGGCAGATGTGGCAGACAGAATGGGGTCGCCAACCATGTTGCGTTTTTCGATTTGCATCATTATCCTTTTATGTCTTTATTCAGGGTTACTTTCGACAATAGCTCAGCAAcctttagcttataaagttataagcaaaatagaaatattttattttataaaaactagaccaaaaaaaaaaaaaaaaaaaaaaaaaaaaacaaaaaacaaaaacaaaaacaaaacaaaattgaactttaggtgatttggaggatttttttttgaaacctatttgttgttgatttgaggttaatataaagtaaataaaaaaccctatatttttatttatgggaCACTaggggcggcccaacataatttggggcctaaggcgaaaaatttatgcggagcctttaatatgtaaatattaattaaacaaaattatttaatactaatcaaattaaggttaatttaatacattaaatacataaataataccaactagactaatgttaatttcatatagagaattgaatatcatagttgaattataaatattaataaaaaggaataaaaatatattgcgattgaaaaagatactttattttggatataagacgatgcatagttaaataaagttgtaatctaatttttaattttatattttgattttaagagagagagagagatagatattatttggtgtatgaTTTTGTAgaatattagtttacaaaaatcaaagtctcaaactattagggaagattaatctataattgatgattaaacacatttgcaacatctttttgaaatattttagggtttcaattgagaTAAGGTTCTATTAGTCTTTtactttgagagtcttaatagaaatgaaaaagaaaaatgcgctaattaaaagcactataaaatgttcaaaatataatgtgatattgtctctcattgatgaacttcatcaatttaactaatgagtATTTATATCAcgttttttgtgattaataacatggcaatttgtaagccaatagtaaaatttgtacatcactaataaaaaaaatgtacaacttttagaaaatatatataattttataaaaaattgggCCTTTAACTATGAAAAGTGGGGCctttttttcccaataaaaatttattttttggtggggccttaggcctaggccttgagccggcctTGTGGGACACATTAATTAAATCCTAAACTTTTAAGTGGGATGTTTTAAACCtatactttcattttttttgagaaggaacaCTGTAATTTTACTTATGGATAGCCAAATCAAGTTGAATTACAGAAAGAAGGGGTGGAGGAACATTCTCCATTCACACCAAAAACGCGCTAACATGTCTTGCATCTCTAGCAATGTTATGGGCTGACTTGTTCACATGTCTTTGCATATACTGGAATTCCACTAAGTCCATTTGATTTGCCACCTCCTAGGCTTCATCCAACAAATGACTGTACTCTGTCAGTGAAGAATTCTTGCTCTTTAGACCATCAATAGCGATCTTCGAGTCACCTTCAAGGATAATCGAAGATAAACCAAGATCTTTGGCAAATTGAAGAGCCTTCTTTGCTACAATCACCTCCACGACAACAACTGAGAAAGGTAAGTGGAAGCTTTTTGCCATGGAAGCTACCACGCTACCTTCTGCATTTCGGACTATGACTCCCACCCCAGCACGTTGACTCTCTCTAAACATTGAACCGTCGAAATTAACTTTGAGTTTCGACCATGGTGGTGGCTTCCATATAGGTCGAGAATCATAGTGAGGCATCTGGTCTGAAGGGCGAGGTGGAATGGTTCGAATGAAGGATGATCTGGCCTTCTGAACTTCAATGTGAACTTGTTGAATTGTTATATGCTTTTTGCTGGTTCTCATGGTGTTTCTTTGATACCAGATTGCCTAAACCGTTATGGCAAAGAAGTTCAAGTCCTTCCCTGTCTCAATGATTGTTTCCACCAAGTCTTGGAAGCTCGAAAAATGCAAACTGGAGCCCATGCTATCCCACGAGCTATTTTGGGACCATACCTGAGATATAGAGGGGCATGACCAAAGTGCATGGAGCACATCCTCGGAAGCTCCATGACAATGATAGCAACTATCGTTTGTTAGTACCATTCGGCGCTTGAGATTGTGTTTTGTTGGAATTGAATTCCTAATGGCCCTCCATAGGAAGTTTCGGACCTTGGGTTGAACTTGCAATCCCCACACCTTCTTCTATAGGTTATTGTCATCCGGATGGTACTCACCATTGTCCAAGCTCCTTGATTTGTAGAGAAACCTATAGCTTGATTTCACAAAGTATGACTCGGTTGGAGTGTAAGGCCACACTAAAGCATCTTCCACCAGTTTACCACATAAGGGAATTGATTGTATTAACTCCTTATCTCTTGTTGCCACCCTTGATTAGAATAATCCAATAGAGAAGCTACTGTTGCCTCTTCCCAACCCGGTGCTATTGGTGAAGAAATGAAAGGCATGAATTTTGAAGGCAGCCACAGATCTGACCAAATTTGGATTGAGGACCCATCACCTACCCTCCATCACATACCTTCTTTTAACACTTCCCTTCCTTGTAAGATGCTTCGCCATGCATAGGAACTAGCTTGAGAATCTGATGCCTCCATGAATGAGCAATGGGGAAAATGTTTTGATTTGAACACCCTATAGAGTAGAGAGTTCTTATTTTGGAGCAACCTCCAAGCTTGGTTAGCTAGGAGTGCATCATTGAACAATACTAAATTTTTGAAACCCATTCCCCCTTCACTCTTAGGCTTACACAATTCTTCCCACCGAACCCAATGTATTTTCCTTCGATCTCCTctgtccccaccaaaacttcctaATGAGCCCCTTTAATTCATTGCACAATCCAATAGGCAATTTGAAGCAATGCATGGTATATGTAGGGATGGCTTGGACAACCACTTAAATGAGAATTTCCCTACCTGCTTAAGAGAGTAATTGTTCTTCCCACCCTTGTAGTTTCCTCCAAACCTGCTCCTTAATGTAATTGAAGCTTGCTTTCTTATTCCTCCCCACTAATGATGGCAATCCTAGGTACTTCTCATAGCTCCTTATTTCCTCCACCCCCAAAGTATTTTTAATCATCATTCTCCTTTCTTCCGATGTTGAGTGACTAAAAAAGATTGTGGTTTTTGCCTTTGTTTATTTGCTGCCCGGAACTTGATTCATAAATTTGCAAAACCCAtacttttataaatatataataatagaaaacTTCAAATTTGGGGTTTAAATTTTAGcaaatctctttctctctctctcaaccaactAGTTGAACCATAAGTCTCTTGACAAAATAATACTATATGTGtcgtcaaattattattatgcaTTCTCACTTGCAAGGTCATGCCTAATGTGCAAATTAAGGTGTTAATTCATATGTTCGTCATCCCAAAAAcataacatttatttatatatctcAACTCCTTTAAGCCAAATCTTTATGTCATTCTCAGTATATGAGTTCATTCCTGATGGCACCTTAATTCATGTCCTAGGTTAGACTGACATGCCGTCTATATTAAGGAATGATTTATGAGATGTGTTAACATGTTCATCATGTTGCAACTCCAATTCGAAGCTACTTGTTGGCCAGGAGGACCATGGCCCCCTTTCCTTACATGTATAATCCTTTATAAAAtataggcaaaaatgcaaaactgaccctctaactttcactgtttttcatttcaatcctctaactttcagttttgtcaattcagtcttctaactttcattttttgtcaattcaagGCTCCGTAACAATTCAGTTACTGCTGCCGTTAGATAGGCTCTGTTGAAAAGAACAAAATGGTAAATTGAAGATTGGAGGTGGAGTTGAGAATTTTCTCGTGATTTTTGATCACACTGATCATGCCTTTATCAATGAAGATCCAGCCAATCGATTTTAACACGCCAGAAGAGACGATGAGGATCGACTTAGTGAAGCCGATGGCGAAGTCTCGGCTGAAGAGGTTTTTTTCTTTCCAGTTCCCAAGTGTTTTGAGGAATTCCACAGCGGCGCCGAAGAAGGTCATGGACGAGGAGCCGCATTTTCAAAAGGACGGCTTTAATGGCTCGGTTATGGTGGTGCCGGTGTTGGCCGCTGAGTTTGAGCCAAGTTCTGTGTGCTTGGACAGTATGGTACAGAACTTCATCGAAGAGAACAATAAAAACGAGAAGCAATCGGAACTGTGTGCGGTCAGGTGTGGCCATAACTGCTGCAACTGTTTTAACCGGAACTGTATTGATAGCAGTTCGGAAGATGAAGGGACTCTTTCGGCGATTCTAACTATTCTTCCACGGTGTCATCTCAACTCCACCTCCAATCTTCAATTTACCATTTTGTCCTTTTCCACAGAACCTATCTAACGGCAGTGGTAACTGGGTTGTAAGGGAGccttgaattgacaaaaattgaaaattagaggactgaattgacaaaactgaaagttagaggactgaaatgaaaaacagtgaaagttagaggatcagttttacatttttgcctaaaatatataatagatGCTTAAACTCAATGGTGCCTCCATATTGAAggaactattttaaaatttattgaaatttgttaaccaaaaaaataacagTAACAAAAACATCAATTTAGAAATTTCTAAGATACAAGGTCttattaattcaaataaaaaagacaaggAGTTAGTTTGATTTCGATCCAaagtttaggtttttttttttttttttttttttttttttttaattttggttgtatttttctctttttatttttttggtatggAATTAGGTGCTAGAGAGTATATGACAGCATAATGTTGTTTATATACAATAATTTAGGATAACTTCTAGTTTTAGCATGTGTTTGGCATCAGtttatttggttttgtgttaattgtttttgttgaaaataagtTGAAgtacacttttatttttataatttttttttcattctcttgcCTCTACCCTCCACCAAACACGAAATCATGATTCATGACTACGTCCCTAGTTAACGGACTATATGCTTTGAGAAAAAAAGATACATATGATTTATAAGATATGGAATACTTCCTCGCTCATTCATGCTACCCCTTAGGCACACTCCCAAGCCATACTTGAGTACTGTTCAACAGTACACTTGGCTAGTCATAATCATAATCTCCAAAGATATGTGAACCACATAATAACATCCGCTATAGTCTATAAGAGTATTGTACACGTCCagcttaaaataaataattaaaatatatatcaagAATTTTCAAAACCTTATCAATGTCTAGGAgattatttactaaaaaaaaaaattatatgtttttttttgtgaataaatACTAAAATCATAAGTtatattacaacatttttataaattgttactATAGCCAATTTTTATTGGTTATAAATTTAGCTCAccactaatatcatttttttatttactaataatcattCACTATATTAGTTGTGGTGAGTAAAGTCTGTCAGTTGATGTTGGGCCGTAACTCACGTACCAAGCCCAGCcgcgataaagaagaaaaggcatgggcgtaGGATATCCCGTCTCAAtcatgatgggccgggcctgctaaggggcgtccgaggaggaacacctcctcggactcacccAGTAAGCATCCAATTTGCACCCCATACTTAGCGAAAGGTCGCCCAATACGAAGAAACAATGCGTGACACTCAGGAAGGAGGAGGGGACaatcacaactgccgcattaaatgccaaggaactacttttccagccgcattaatgtggaagggacaggaacgcagagTGACCTTGGCCattgcaactcacagaaaggagggaggatgacctatgggacaggcactcgagtggaggatcggatgactgacaagtgtagggacatgatctcaggaagggtgctatataagggaaggagatccccatggaaaagggatcgcaagcagaaagaagaaaggaagaagaaggagagaagagagagaagtagtAGGAACAGCCTCAGGGACCGTTACTCCAAAAGCTCGAAGGAATAtccctacgtccaactggttgcatggcttggtcgtAACTTCGTTTCacctgtcaaagacctagttctataacctgctctctacaaattcattgttgagggacttttgggccagaatctcccacctgttgggcctgaaCCCCAAATTCGTcaccttacaattggcgccgtctgtgggaagaacttgtgtctcgacaagtgaaacagcaagggatggaaggatcaggtccgcgccaaaccggacgtactgaatctcaacgacaggacaactttgtaaaccttgaacgagcaaaagaccaaaatgatcaacgagagggcagtggGAACACCGCCCACACGAGTAAaagtcgctcgaaagggaaagaCCATGCATCCCACCAGCACAACGAGCAGAAGGCTCCGCAGCAAGAGATTGAGGATTTGAAGAAAAGGCTGCGGCGAGCCCAACAAAAACGTCCTTTGCCCATTTCGGATACTAGCAGTGGTGAGGATGATGAATACAGACGAAGGAGGAGGACCCCCCCGAGCGAGacgttctcctatgaggaagagaggcctcacaaacgcggccgcaaaagcccaccttaccaaggcttagtcaatgacgccatgagtaaggccctggatcgaatctcccagtcgccatttACCCGTAGGATAGAGCGGGCGGTGCTCCCTCGGCGATTTAATCAGCCAACGTTTAGCctgtacaatggtcgaactgacccaatggagcacgtgagccagttcaaccaaaggatggccgttcactccagggacgaggcgttaatgtgtaaagtGTTCCCCTCCAGCCTGGGGCCCTTggccatgagatggtttgatgccctcccaccAAACTCTATAGACTCCTTCAAACAGTTGACGCAGGCCTTTGGctcccgcttcatcaccagcactagagtccctcggcccctcgattcccttttatctctgtccatgcgagaaggagaaacgctaaaagcctactcggacagatattgggaggtgCACAACGAGGTAGAAGGGAgtcacgatgacgtcgccatcagtgCCTTTAAAAGGGGTttgccgacagagcatggcttgagaaagTCTCTCACAGGGAAGCCAGCCACCAGCGTGCGGCAACTTATGGACAGGATAGACAAGTATAAgagggtcgaggaggaccagcaaaccgggaagggaaaggcgaagtttgtcccccaggagagaagggacttcaggtcggaccgcttcaGTAACAGTAATAAGCCGAGAAGAAATTATGCAGAACAGTCGGGATCTACAGGGGCTCCGGtagtccacgctgtgttccgagagcCATTACACGTGATCATGGAAAAAATAAAGCACGAGCCCTATTTTCAATGGCCAAATAGGATGGCAGGTGTcccctcaaaacgcaatcagaacTTATATTGTGCGTATCACCAAGAGCCCGGCCACGTCACGGACAAATGTAGGAATCTGAAGAATTATGTGGATCGACTCGTCCGAGAAGGAAAGATAGGGCATCTGTTGCAACGCCCTGAGCAGTCAAATGTTGATACCAGGCAAAGCACCTTGAGGCCACCCAtcggcacgataaatgtcattcttgccgcacctgggagaaccggttccggcccattcagagtaatgtcagtagGTAGGTTCCCGACAGAGCCAGGCGAAAAGGAATCCAAGAGGGCTAGAGGGAGAGTGTCATTAATTGGATTCACGGAAGAGGACAaggagggaactattcagccccATGACGACGCCCTAGTCGTGACactcagaataggaggttatgacgtgaggagggtgttagttgatcagggcAGCGCCGTGGAGGTGATGTACCCGGACCTATATAAAGGGCTGAATTTAAAGCAAGAGGACCTGTCGCCATACAACACTCCTCTGCTTAGCTTTGAgggaaaaatcgtcatcccCAAGGGCATGATCAGattgcctgtgcaaacagacatAGAAATAGTGGAAGTAgacttcattgtggtggatgcatactcaccctacacggctattgtggcacggccatggcttcacacgctaggggctgtgtcgtctACCCTGCACCAGAAGGTAAAGTATCCCTCAGAGGGCCGGATCAAAGAGATAGTGGGGGATCAAGGAATGGCCAGGCATTGCATGGTATCGGCCATTGCTCGACGATTAAGCGACGCGCCTTCCACTTCAACCGGGAAtaccttatagcaatcaaaaaccCCGGTCCAAGTTGCAGGTAATGAAGGACCGGACATGGAGGTGAGTTGTGAAGAGCTAGAGAGAgtgctcgtcggatcagaccccgaAAGGTTTTTCCAGATTGGCTCGGAGCTaccagcacaggagaagtcGGCGCTAATTGATTTTCTGCGTCGAAATGAggatgtattcgcttgggatCCTTATGAAGCCCCTGGTGTTGACTCAGACCTaatacgccatcaccttaacgTTAACCCAGCTATTACCCCAAAGAAGCAGCCCCCTCGGCGCCCGTCAAGGGAGCATGCAGACGCTGTGAGGGAAGAAGTGACGAAATTGAAaagagctggggctatcaaggaagtgttctaccccgaatggttggcgaacacagtcgtggtgaagaagaagagcgggaaatggcgagtctgtgtggacttcacggacttaaataaggcttgcccgaaggatcctttcccaatgccgcgaatagaccgactggtcgacgcaactgtcgggcatccccgaatgagttttttggacgctttccagggctaccatcagatatccttggccacggaagaccaggaaaaaactgcctttgtcaccccaattggcaactatcattacaaggtgatgccttttggcctgaagaatgccggttcgacctatcaaaggatgatgattaggatgtttgaacaacaaatgggaaaaactgtcgaggtgtatatagatgatatggtagtaaagagcaaaTTGGTGACTGACCACATCAGGGACCTTGACGAGGTGTTTCACATCCTGAGAAGGTACAGGCTGCGACTGAACgcttccaagtgttcatttggaGTGGGATTGGGAAAATTCCTtggctacatggtaacccatCGGGGGATCgaagttaaccctgaccaaataagggcCATTCATAGTATGCAACCGCCTCAgaatcccaaagaagtccagaagcttaccggcatgatagcagctttgaaccgtttcatctctcGCTCGGCGGACCGATGCCgaccttttttcctcctattgcacaagtggaagggtttcgagtggactgaggagtgtgacgtggctttccaacagctcaaggaatacctcgcccgacctccgatcatgtccagccctgaggcCGACGAGGTACTCTATGCATACATCGCAGT
This DNA window, taken from Quercus robur chromosome 2, dhQueRobu3.1, whole genome shotgun sequence, encodes the following:
- the LOC126705340 gene encoding uncharacterized protein LOC126705340, producing MPLSMKIQPIDFNTPEETMRIDLVKPMAKSRLKRFFSFQFPSVLRNSTAAPKKVMDEEPHFQKDGFNGSVMVVPVLAAEFEPSSVCLDSMVQNFIEENNKNEKQSELCAVRCGHNCCNCFNRNCIDSSSEDEGTLSAILTILPRCHLNSTSNLQFTILSFSTEPI